ttggattcattttttttttggataaaaaaagaagaaattctaTTGATGATACGCAAGAACTGAATGTACATCATTGTGGGAATTAAAATGTATGGTTTCTAAGATGTAAGTGGTACGGACTAATCGAGTCAAAGATCCGGACACCTTgggtattaagaaaaaaaaaatccatgttcaaagaagcttttttttttttttagggaggatattttcatcttcaagCCGCAGTGCAGTTATTATTATTACACATGAGGTATGTACCTAACACTTGGGTTCTGTGGTTAAGTTATTTGAAAAAACATCTACCTGGTCGGGCAGTCCATGTGCCGTTGTAAGGGTCAATGGGAGAGCAAGCCCAAGCATCAAattggtgggggggggtgttgggcgGGTTGGGATGATCATTTCTTTGCTTCAGTGTTTGGGCGCAAGAGCGAATGATTGgggtagtgttctttctctttaaaaattatgtttgagatttaacAAGTACAAAATTTTGGTACATGTTTGACATTTATGATGAAAAGATCGAAAAGCTATAAGTTTTTATATCTATAAAACTTCAAAAATTGAAAGGATGGTTTAACATTTATGCTTTTACATTGTAAACCTTAGATTTAGACCAGAGTTGTCCATATAGCATTTTAAATTATAGCAATTATCATGGTGCAGTTTGATTTATAATCACATCATAAAATCTCAGTAGTTTTAAAGATATTCTAATTGGAAGGATAAGGTTTAATCATAATGTTAAAATATTTtagaatatttgatttgaattgTGACAGTTGAGTTAGCATTTTAAATCATGGCAAATATGTTCATGATTGAAATATTGATTGCAAGGTTTAAGATAAAAAGCGCTTAATGTTCCAATCATAAATCACCTTGCCATTGTGTTTATTATTAGTAAAAATGTTAAATGAACGGTCATgatgcaaataaaaaaattagaaatgcCAAAATACATtgattaattttattatttcgaCTGAAATATTGTAGAATTTTATAATGGTTTGGTCTTAGATTTTTTTATGCAATTAAGCTTGCAATGATTTAAGATTCTAATTGAATGATCACATCTAAATCGAAGAGTTAagaatattaaaatattaaggTTGAACCCTATCCTTCTAACTAAAATCTTTTGGAAATAATTGACTGGTGTGATCttaaatcaaaggtcaaaaaatGTAGAAAGTGATGTTGAACCATATCCTTCCGAATCTTTTTGttcatttcattattgtactAACACCGGTTCTCCTTGGGGAATCCCAAACatttccctttttgaaatgTCAGTTTTCTTAAACGTAGACACCTAAATGTTAGGTACCTCAGGTATAATTTTCTGATCGATAGGTACATTTAACATATACCCTTAGTGTTATGTATCTTCAGAGTAGCTTATTCTTATAATCATAATAAAAGATAGCATATCTCTATTAAGCTTGGTATCTTAATGACAACAACTTGGAAAGACATAGTTGGTCCCATTTTATTTGTGGTCCTCGTGTAATAAACCAATTGttagtgaaaaataaaaaattcaattaaaaatagtTCCTAAAAATTTAAGACACATACGTTTCATCCTTGACATATTAAGTAGTTTAATatcaccccccaaaaaaaaatcagatcaaaCTCCTTATTGATTtggtctttgtttttttttttctttttttttctttttttcccttaactcttggtttgatttggtttggtttgactCAATTGGATCGTTGAGACCAATGGAAtggagaaaaattaaaaaactgaatacaaataaaaaattaattactttttatttttatatatgtaaAACTGAGACTGGATCAATctgtttcttttgaattttatagACCGACCAATTATCAGTCCAGTTTTATTCTGAACTGAAATATACTAATATCAGATTGAATCgaccatttgacacccttatctgATAGTGATAGATTGATGGTACGTAAcagaatgcaattttttttttcttttttatgatgaaaatgaaaaaccaTTAACATGTTTTATTTACATGAGAAACACACAAACCCCAGACGGCTTAATTTTTTATATGCCATTTGTTTAAACCCAAACTAATGTTTGGACCATCTCATTTTGTGACTAACAAGGGCACCAcctcctcttttttatttaactaCTGCTAAGAATTATGACCAAATCGTTTTTTTAATgtggatcattttttttttttttttctctctctctctctctctctctctctccccgagATACACATGACCAATTATGGTTGTGTTAGCCTCATTCTCTGAGGTTCATAGGGTTGTGTCTAATTGCATTATATTtgaagtgaaaaagaaaaaatttgggAACAAATTTAACCATTATTTCTTCTACTTCAAGATGTTTCGTTGGCTCAAGGTTTTTCTCCTTGAATGGTGTGATTCCTTCTATATGTTGAgcctaaaattaaaaaaagtgtaatatTTTCATTAGTTCTAAACTTTTTCCTAGACCACGTGGTTAAATTTGGTGAACAACCCTGACAAGCTTATTAGTTAGGTTAATTCGTGTAAAACAATTTTTGGTtttgtatattttattattttacaagCTCATAAGCAAATGTCTATTTCTTACATCTCCTATAATAGTTTTCATTTGTCTCAACGTGCGatataataaaaaggaaaaagttctCTGAGTCCTGACCTATTTATGAAACTATTTTGTCTCACCTCATTGGTGTGCTTCTCTATACCGTTTGCTCAGAAAACCCTCTCccgtaataaaaaaaaaaaaattaaaaaaaaaaattaaaaaaaaaaaactttgaaaggatattattattatttccatGTTTCAATAGAAAGAAAGAGCTATTATAAAAtggatatttttaaatttaaaaattaggaAGATTTGACTCATACATTGTTCATGATTATGAAGATATAAAAAAGGAGATCAGGGTAAAGCTTTGCCATCAATGTCTTCTATATCTATTATACCTATAAACTAAGCAATCAATTATTTTGGTATATTATTCAaaagttaatttttttaataagatttATTCTCTaagagtttatatatatatatatatatatatataagattcACTAACAGTGTATATTTGGTACTTACAATTAATTGAAATATTTTCCTAACTATGATTAAGGTAATCAGGAAGCTTGGCCTGCTATATAATAAATTCATTTTGGACTTGAACCCTAAAAGAATCTTACATATGATGTGAAACCCTACCTTCACTATTTTTCAGGGAGAAACACTTCCATGGACCAAAATAACGATTTCtcctaatattttcttttaatatcaTGTAAATCAAGCTAAAAATGGCAGGTGAAGAATCTCAATGAGGGTACAATGAACTTGCATCAGCATTGCTACTAATGTAGAAAAAACTAAAGATGTGAGTCCTATGGCATTTATACCATTACTAGAGCTGTTTCTGTTGCCCAAAGCCAATGATGCTATAATATAGAATTGAAAAAGGGGAAGCATTTCTTGTGGGGGAGTGCAAATTTTGTACATGCACGAGGACCAATGAAAGCCACAAGAAAGCATCCACAAAGATTTCGTTTCTATTTCATAGGGGTAGGCTAGTCTGTTTACCCCCCGTGTCTAAGCGTAGGAGCCACACTCCCCCACGAAaacctttttttctattaaaaaattactaaaaatattttttgcctTAATATTGTATGTATTGAAGAACAGAGTCAAcacttgcaccaaaaaaaaaaaagactcatcAAACCATTCATAATTTAGATAATCATAAGCTTTTTCATTTTCTATGGTTCTTATAAACCAAATTTAACCTATCTTTGGcagaaaaaatctttttttatcCAAATTATTCGATATCATTAATGTATATGTGTATGacctcattttcttgtagcaaccaagaaaacaaaaagaaaatatgtGTAGAGATAGATGAATATATGGCTAAGTCTTATCGGATTCAATTAATAATAGAATCTAGATTCGATTGGATTGGGTTGAGGTATATCAGTATATGGATCAGAATTCGTTCAAATCAGATTGGGTTCTGGATAATGACATCATCCATTGAAATTCATTTCTGCTTGgccatttttcaataaaaaaaatcatatttttgcataaatttatttatttttttggtaccaCCTTTAAGCTAACTTTTGGAAGAGGATTCTCTAAGCAAACAGTTTGGAAAGGAATCTCCAAGCGACATATAAGTATTTTACAAGTAATAGTGCATGTGGGGCCCAAATTTATTGGACAAGTTTAGATTGCCAGATTCCATGCTTACATGTGAAGTTTCATTGCAAgtgattgaaaattttcaggTGGCAAAATACAGATATGGAAAACTCAAGACTATGAAATAGTTCATGGAGTTGCTGAAATAATAGTTGGGATGTATGGAAAAACATGAGGATGCATGCTAATACACAGGACAGGATTTAATTGAATTAGGTCATGAAATTTGATATATAACTAATCTATACTATTCTCTAGATATATACGATTACAATTATTATATCACTCATCCATGTggcaaaaatcaagaatccacTTGGAGATTCCTTTCCAAGTTGCCCACTTAGAAGAACTAAATTTTCCGGTAGTGAGGAATCTAGCTACAAAGAGAGTTTTTGTAGATCATGTTGACagttgatgtcttgtattcggAAAATTTGTATCTCTTTGTTTCGCTATAAACATGTGGTGGAGGGGGGTTATTAAGGTTAATAAGAATTCTTTGTACAAAAACAGAGAGACGTGAGGAAGAAATCTTGTAACTCTTTCTTTGCTAGTAAAACTGCTCTCATCTCTCCTATGGATATAAATACCTTGTCAAACCATATAAATCCTTACGTTGATGTTGTGCGTGATTGTTGTTTCTTTcaatttattgtgttttttggATAGCGTTCAGCGTACACCAACCAATATAGTCATAGAAGGGGACAAATTGCCATCAACaaatctaaaacaaaagagaaaaaaaaaattatatatatataggtgttatgccgccgatatcaagtatgctagcggatagcaccaataggaacacatgatggagtatcattcaggaaggatatgggggtcatttcaaaaaaaaggaagagagagatagacacaatgggtgctagcatatttgatatcggcggcatacccaaccttttcccgtatatatatatatatatatatatatcaaattgaGTTGCAATGAAAACATCATAGAGAGAAGTGAGGAAGAGATCTTGTAACCCTTTCACCATTACTAGTAAAACTGCTCTCATATCTCCTGTGGACATAAGTACCTTGCCGAACCACGTAAATCTTTACATTCCGATTGTGTATGACTGTTTCTTCTTTCTGTTTATTATGTTTTGTAGATCGTATAAATAGGTTTCTATTTCTATATATCAATATAACACCAACCAACATAGTCATACAAGGGGAGAGACTACCATTCaccaatctaaaaaaaaattcagactgATTTGCAAtgaacataatttttttcttcctaaagGAAAGTGGATTATTGTGGTCCTCTTCTTCTCGAAGTAATGGGTTTGGTTGGGAAATGAATAACTTAACAAGATAAACTAACAACCCTTCCAAAAGACTtccctaaattatattaaacGTTCCTAGTTGGTCTATTATATTGACTCACCAAAACAAAGGACATAGACCACCAATTGATACAATGAAGCTTATTATAAAGCCATTTATATATAGGGAGGTGACAGTTCACTCATGCATATATATTGCCATAGATACAGACCCCTTCAAGGCCTCAACTTAGCTTGATCATAAGACCCAAAACACTATTTTCCTGGTTAATTTCATTGATGGCAATCCATGGAAATGGAACTGCAGAAGCCTTTGTTCTCAATGTCGCGATCATCTTCGGCGTAACCGGGCTCGTCGGTAAGGAGCTTGCAAGGATCTTAGCTGCAAAACCTGGGTGGAAGGTATATGGCATAGCTCGTAGGGAAGATGACCTCTACATTCCAGGTTCTAATTATCATTTCATCTCATGTGACCTCTTAAACCCTGTACAAACCTTAGAGAAGCTCTCTTCACTCATTGATGTAACCCATATGTATTGGATCACTTGGTCAAGCCAATTCCCTTTGGATTCCCAAGCTTGTTGTGATCAAAACAAAGCTATGATGTCCAATGCCTTAAATGCTCTCCTCCCAAAAGCCAATTCATTGAAGCATGTCTCCCTTCAGACTGGAGCTAAGCACTATGTGTCCCTTAATGGCCCTTTCAATAACAACGCAGTTCGTTACAGTGAGGAAAGCCCTAGAGTTGATGTAGCCCAGAATAATTTCTACTACACACTTGAGGATTTGCTTATAGAGAGACTAAATGGTAGAGTGGCATGGTCAGTCCATCGTCCTGGGTTGCTTATAGGGAATTCTCAAAGGACTTGTTATAACTTCATAGGTGGCCTTTGTGTCTATGCTTCTATATGTAGATATCTCAACTTACCCTTCTTGTTTGGAGGTTCAAAGGAGTGTTGGGAAGAGGTGTACATCGACGGCACCGATACTAAGCTCGCCGCCGAGCAACATGTATGGGCATCCACTAATGATGAAGTTTCTTCCATTAAAGGCCAAGCTTTTAATGCCACAAATGGTGGAAGCTTCACTTGGAAGGAGATTTGGCCGGAAATTGGAGCTAAATTTGGAGTGCAAGTGACCGGAGATAGCATGTTCTCGCCGGATTTACGGCTTTCGGATTTCATGGCTGATAAAGAGAATGTGTGGGATGAGATTGTGGAGAAGGAAGGCCTGCAAAGAACCAAGATGGAAGATCTAGCTAATTGGCCATTTATGGATATCTTGTTTAGATGCTCAATTAAGATGCTCTTGTCTAGAGAGAAGGctaatagatttggttttgtGATGACCTACCAGACTTTGGATTCTATCTTGTATTGGATAGATTGCATGAGAAAGGAGAGATTCATTCCTGCatgagagaatgaagaagaagaagaaagctgtTACAAAGCTTTGACCAACTCATCAAACAGTTGCAGTGCATGGCTGGAAGAGGCAATGAGTAGTGGTGCACCACAAACTggttatttgtatttatttatattttaagttCATGAAGTGTCACTTTTTCCTTGATATTCCATCCATTAGCCAATTAAATAATGAGAATAGATTGTTTTCCACAAAAAGGAACCCTATTTTTGCTCATCTTGTCTTTGGTGTGATGTGATTGGTCAAATCTCTATAAtcatattttcttgtttgtAACGTGTTATCTGACTGACTCGCTGGAGTCAGGGTGTCCTTGAATTTTGGAAAAGAGCTCAAGTTTCACGTGTAATCAAAAACCCATATTATATTTGTGATGTAATAAGGTTTGTTTTACTATCAATTGAAAAATAGGGTTGCAACTCGTTCTCATCATTCTCATAGAAAGAACTGGTTACATATGCATAGCAAAATTATATAGGTACTTTTTACCAAATTATccatataattttaaaaaatattattcctACTAATTAGTCGAGACCCCAATAACGAAGATAACACGTAAAATGGACTGATTCCtcaaaatctcaagacaacgtACCCTTAACATAAAAGAATCATGGAGATGTAAAGTGAGTGCTCCCAAGGATATGATGAGCTGAGGCATGGATGACATTGGGATTGACAATTGGCATGAATGGTAGGGCAAGCACCGAGTCCCATGAGGGTCCTTCCTTGAAAAGCCCATGGAGGAATTACAGGGAGAGCTGCCTAGATTATATGGCCAGTGAGACTTCCAATGAGCCTTTTGCAAGTTGGCAGCCGAGCACTGAGTTCCATGACCATGTAGTATGATCAATCTATGAGATAGTGAGAGAGAGCTTCTCCGGTTTATGCAGTTCAGCTCCCCCCATACACCTGCTGTGTGAGCTGTGACAAGGAGCCGGCATAGCCTGTCTCCTTGCTCACTCTCCCCAACCAATTTGCCTCCCAAGTACTCCTGACTATATGATCCACTAAGATGATATTAAATAAGCAAACATGGATTCATCAACTTGATTTAATCTAATCACCATCAGTTGTTGTGTTaagaaaattataaacaaaAGTAATTCTTAAAATCTGTGAATGAGCtttcttttccattctttttcttttaacattTCAATGATCAATCACTTCACATGGTTTATTTATTATCATTGGTTGAATTCTTTGTGTTATGTataattttcatgtttttttaactatttacAGAGTCTAGTTGAAGAACAATTACCATTAAACGTACGGTCAACACTCAACACATCatttttaacttaaaaaaatgCTCTTCAAGACAATCTAAATAGCAGTGATTTGGACATTTGTCGAGCACTAAGTGTACATACAGTGCAACCGGACTCCCAAGTTTAGACATGTAATTaatcatttaaaaattaatttaaataatattaaataataaataaaatgctGTCACCTTGCTAACCCCCCTATTAGgttgaaaatacaagccaaGCTAAACAACTTGGTCTTTGTATATTACACATATATCCACTTCTTTTTCCTCTATCTATGGCCTAGTTTTTTTTNNNNNNNNNNNNNNNNNNNNNNNNNNNNNNNNNNNNNNNNNNNNNNNNNNNNNNNNNNNNNNNNNNNNNNNNNNNNNNNNNNNNNNNNNNNNNNNNNNNNNNNNNNNNNNNNNNNNNNNNNNNNNNNNNNNNNNNNNNNNNNNNNNNNNNNNNNNNNNNNNNNNNNNNNNNNNNNNNNNNNNNNNNNNNNNNNNNNNNNNNNNNNNNNNNNNNNNNNNNNNNNNNNNNNNNNNNNNNNNNNNNNNNNNNNNNNNNNNNNNNNNNNNNNNNNNgggtaggattttttttttttttttttaaggtaagcTAAGAGAAACTTTTCCCTACATTTTATACTTGAGCAGACTAAAATATATGGGCCAGGCTGGGCCAAATATGGGAGGTAAACTTATACTGGACTCCATTAAATATCAGGACCTCAGAGGCATAGGCCCAGCAAAGCCTTGGAAAAGACCAAGGAAAACTTGGCCCATCCATAATTTATTGGGTTTCCCTCATTTTCTAACCTCTACAATTTGGGGATGTAATCAAAATGGATAGAGCCCTATTGTAACCTTTTCATGGCGaaccctttttccttcttctgtgGTTTGAAATGATAAGCTCAAAAGCGCCTATGTATTCTATTCTAGCTTGAAATCCTTTGCGGGGAGGCAATGAGCATTTGACGACTAAGGTCCATGCCAGAGCCCTTCAAGTCATTGAATCCTCATTGCCAGCTACGTTAAGTGCTATTTGTATTCCAAACTTAATATATTATGCCCCTAATAACTTTCActtgatttattgaaatttgATAGACCTGTTTACACGATCAACATTTATTAATATTCAAAATGTTGGAATAATTTAACATACTAAAAAGAGTCCAATTCCTATGTGCCCATGATAAGAACTCTTTTTTACAAGCTCACTTTAAATGCCAATATTGCATTAGATATGGTTCAAATTTTGTAGATAGATAGATCCATAGGTCCCTGTCCACATGTATTCTCAGCTCTATTAGAGTTTTccattttgaaaaaatacaGTTTTCAAAATCTAGTGCCAAGATTGAGCCCCTCTACTAGTGTGAAATGGGGCTGGAGTGCACAACTAGATGTAGAGGACTCAAATTCCCAAGACTCCCCTATCTAATGGTCAGAATAGCCACATCAACTATCCATTATTGGAACCATTTTCGTCTTGTTGGCATAGAATCCTTCCCTACGTTACAGTCAACTGACCGTGTTAGTGTGTGCACGGGCATATCAGAATCCTTTTTGGTCAAATTCAACAGTAAACCTAATTTCGATTAAGCTACTTGGACTCTCCTCTTGCCCCGATAACTCCAGGGACTTTGAATAATCAAAACCATCAATAAGTGAAGGAATAAACAGTGGTATATTCTTCAAAAGAATGTCATAAATACAAATCATTAGAGTCTAATAGAAGACTATGTGGAATGAAATTCTaaaagaagtgaacacaagagttcTACTCCATTTCTAATATTatacaacaaaaagaaaagagataaaatgaaataaataattgcATTGTAATTGGGTTTGTTTGATCTGTTTACTTGGCCGGCTTTCCCCCTTATATACCTTGAGGATTAATTGCTTCCATTATGCACGTCACCACCCATTTTCTTTCTGCGAAGTGATGCTCCAATATGTCATTGACACTTGTCCCATTGGTACTTTGTGTGTGTTTTAACCGCCTTTGTTTGTTAGTGTTGCACTAGTTGTGAGATAAGGTCAGCCCATGTATCCCCTCATTTTATTCAAACCACCTCTGCCACATCAGCGGGCGTACATCTTCAAATTTTGGCGCCAATACTtccttaaatatatatatattttttggtagaagtttCTTCCTTAAATATTACATGCTTAATGTTTGTATGGGTCCATCAATTTGATTCCCTTTCCTTAGTCCCTAGAACCTAGGGCTACATTTGTATTTTCCTAATTTGTTGTCAACCTTTACTTAAGCTGCATTTGGTTGTTCAGACTTCATACAATGCTGGGAGAGTGTCTATAGCCAAATGAAACCTTAACCACAAAGCAAAGTGAAGCGAAGTTTTAGAATACTGAATCAGGATGGAATTGGTCTTGCATTCGAATCAGAATTGGTCTCAAGAACCTTAGAATCGATTATTGGATTAAAAACATAGTGATTTTAAGGTTTTTGGGGTGTAAATCGATGGATCTGATCTGTTGGAATTGGGATCATGATTTGAGGTATCAGTATTTGATCGATTGGATTGTTTGATCTGAATAGATATCAACAAAGATTAATATTGATACTTTGACCGATTCTGTGTCAATGGATTTGAATCGGTGTTTGTTGAGATCAATATcataactaggggtgtcaaaaaagcccgaTCAACCCGAACCAATCCTAACCCGCCCTGAGCCTGAatagggcttgggctgagatttcagcccatagagTGGGTTAGAATTTTCAGGCCCaaggcagggttgggttgggttgggcctgggatGAGgtcccaacccaacccaacccaacccaacccaacccaaccttatgtattaagtatataatcatataaatatgctaataattattaatgcgtacttatagaaaaaggtctttcgttttccacaatctacacatatatacgaaaactttggtctttgacctctgcaatgcatcaagatcaaggaaccaagtaaccgatagtattgggttggattGAATTGGGTTAAACCTGACAGGATTGAGTCTGGGCTGGGATTGGGTTGAGTTAAAAGACCTTAAAatacccagcccaacccggcccattgaTACCCCTAATCATAAGATTCATAAGTGATACCGATACCAAAATCTCTGGTGGGGATCGGTCACAACCGTTTAATCCAAATTGGACGATTCACCGACGCGATTCCGATTCATAAAACTATGACTAGataaatggagaagaaaaaagagggaaaggaCTCGAAGAAAGGTTTTTGATTTCTatgtgtgtgtctctctctttaGCCAGGTTTATAGCTGCGCAGCTAGTGGACAGGCACTTTAACAAAAGAAAGCAGAGCAGCAGAAAGAAGGGAACAA
This genomic stretch from Macadamia integrifolia cultivar HAES 741 chromosome 2, SCU_Mint_v3, whole genome shotgun sequence harbors:
- the LOC122063373 gene encoding (S)-8-oxocitronellyl enol synthase CYC2 codes for the protein MAIHGNGTAEAFVLNVAIIFGVTGLVGKELARILAAKPGWKVYGIARREDDLYIPGSNYHFISCDLLNPVQTLEKLSSLIDVTHMYWITWSSQFPLDSQACCDQNKAMMSNALNALLPKANSLKHVSLQTGAKHYVSLNGPFNNNAVRYSEESPRVDVAQNNFYYTLEDLLIERLNGRVAWSVHRPGLLIGNSQRTCYNFIGGLCVYASICRYLNLPFLFGGSKECWEEVYIDGTDTKLAAEQHVWASTNDEVSSIKGQAFNATNGGSFTWKEIWPEIGAKFGVQVTGDSMFSPDLRLSDFMADKENVWDEIVEKEGLQRTKMEDLANWPFMDILFRCSIKMLLSREKANRFGFVMTYQTLDSILYWIDCMRKERFIPA